The following proteins are co-located in the Chaetodon trifascialis isolate fChaTrf1 chromosome 14, fChaTrf1.hap1, whole genome shotgun sequence genome:
- the ddo gene encoding D-aspartate oxidase: MKRVRVAVVGAGVIGFSAAVCIAEALPLCSVTVLAEKFSPDTTSDGAAGILFAQEFPDIPLERQKRWFKDSFDHLLAIAQSQHSPDAGVILSSGWQIFKEVPAIKKPFWSESVIGFRFMTDSELKRFPDHKFGHAFTTIKCECSSYLPWLERRFRKAGGQLEKRKINSLQELSSSYDIIVNCSGLGSKTLVGDSEVYPVRGQVLKLEAPWLNHFIRDGDGKTYIYPGIHCVTTGGTRQEDDWRLQVDEGESKSILMRCSKLEPSLSEAKVLSKWVGLRPGRRNPRVERELVELQGRRVPVVHNYGHGGWGVTLAWGTALHALGLVKQCLHEMPLQAKL, translated from the exons ATGAAACGCGTCAGGGTTGCAGTGGTGGGAGCAGGTGTGATCGGCTTCTCCGCCGCCGTCTGCATCGCAGAGGCTCTCCCTTTGTGCTCCGTCACTGTGCTGGCTGAGAAGTTCAGTCCAGACACCACCAGTGATGGAGCTGCTGGGATCCTGTTTGCTCAAGAGTTTCCAG ATATTCCCTTGGAAAGACAAAAACGCTGGTTCAAGGACAGCTTTGATCACCTGTTGGCCATTGCTCAGTCCCAACACTCACCGGACGCTGGAGTGATACTGAGCTCTGG CTGGCAAATTTTCAAGGAGGTTCCAGCCATTAAGAAGCCCTTCTGGTCAGAGTCTGTGATCGGCTTTCGATTCATGACTGACAGTGAATTGAAAAGGTTTCCGGATCACAAGTTCGGCCACGCGTTCACCACCATAAAATGTGAATGTTCCAGCTACCTGCCATGGCTCGAGAGGAG ATTCAGAAAAGCTGGAGGTCAGCTGGAAAAGAGGAAGATCAACAGTCTTCaggagctgagcagcagctatGATATCATTGTCAACTGCTCTGGTCTGGGCTCCAAAACGCTGGTGGGTGACAGCGAGGTGTACCCGGTCAGAGGTCAGGTCCTCAAGCTGGAGGCCCCCTGGCTCAATCACTTCATCAGAGACGGAGATGGAAAGACCTACATTTACCCCGGCATACACTGCGTCACCACCGGCGGCACGAGGCAGGAGGACGACTGGCGCCTACAAGTGGACGAAGGAGAATCGAAGAGCATCCTGATGCGCTGCAGCAAGCTGGAGCCTTCGCTCAGCGAAGCCAAAGTCCTCAGCAAGTGGGTCGGCCTGAGGCCCGGCAGGAGGAACCCGAGGGTGGAGAGGGagctggtggagctgcagggtcGCAGGGTGCCTGTGGTCCACAACTATGGCCACGGAGGCTGGGGAGTCACCCTCGCCTGGGGTACCGCCCTGCACGCACTGGGGCTGGTCAAGCAGTGCCTGCATGAAATGCCGCTCCAGGCGAAACTATGA
- the LOC139342047 gene encoding coiled-coil domain-containing protein 162-like isoform X1 yields MIRAVQRRISAELTLVVSERTRQDSGLPTELWKKAPLKHSLSPERPQIVEAFIQQLMEGAEEAEGQVRVSQVRLQQCLTHLGCSLMERERCSFLLYSQFYERILQQETQLLYEREQDLKNLQDSDTSSSHIEVAAVCRGMMLEVSALQARVAHLEQERSILEEQLALKFKERYEPLVRRLFSTCIQLKAGLDEYRRQMEQDVSEMVNRVRGEGVDRIIKLKKKYGCSEDDDALAVTQLKKEEVHELQLENSRLAALLCKLKALSSWRRLADQEKLHRQLRQTQQREISSRTDALRVKMMSEEEVLFLQEELEAVRKELTRRQSECSSIKKLLSRKAEELQLFRHQSAQEARSRQELDTYRVQSLEQMRADVEDRETQLRALSEQLDRGSRMNRFHRQRSAKEIRQVRGQLQRELSLKQEAFQQADRLQSQVNDLEAAFSRCTSTTGQSRNYMPSVSRLSTACPSAGRQRASRQPGSTSSTLQDVSAEPKHQRAETAGSRSNTRMDRPRADPPRLRALTAEATLPGL; encoded by the exons ATGATCCGAGCGGTGCAGAGGAGGATCAGCGCAGAGCTGACGCTGGTGGTTTCAGAGAGAACTCGACAGGACTCAGGCCTCCCGACAG AGCTGTGGAAGAAAGCGCCTCTGAAGCACAGTTTGTCTCCTGAGCGGCCGCAGATTGTGGAGGCGTTCAtccagcagctgatggagggaGCTGAAGAGGCTGAGGGACAG GTGAGGGTCTCTCAGGTTCGCCTCCAGCAGTGTCTCACTCACCTCGGCTGTTCCCTGATGGAGCGCGAGCGTTGCAGCTTCCTGCTTTACTCGCAGTTCTATGAGCGAATCCTGCAGCAGGAGACTCAGCTCCTGTATGAGAGAGAACAG GATTTAAAGAATCTTCAGGACTCTGATACCAGCAGCTCTCACATAGAG GTGGCTGCTGTGTGTCGTGGGATGATGTTGGAGGTCTCAGCGCTGCAGGCCCGAGTCGCCCACCTGGAACAGGAGAGGAGCATTTTAGAGGAGCAGCTCGCTCTCAAATTCAAAGAACGCTACGAGCCTTTGGTCCGACGACTCTTCTCCACCTGCATCCAGCTGAAG GCCGGGCTTGATGAGTACCGCCGGCAGATGGAGCAGGATGTGAGTGAGATGGTGAACAGAGTGAGGGGCGAAGGAGTGGACAGAATTATTAAACTCAAGAAGAAGTACGGCTGCAGCGAAGACGACGACGCACTCGCAGTCACGCAGTTAAAG AAAGAAGAGGTCCacgagctgcagctggagaacaGCCGGCTGGCCGCTCTGCTCTGTAAGCTGAAGGCTCTGAGCAGCTGGAGGCGGCTGGCCGACCAGGAGAAACTTCACCGACAGCTGCGTCAGACTCAGCAG AGGGAGATTAGCAGCCGCACCGACGCCCTCAGGGTGAAGAtgatgtcagaggaggaggtgcttttcctgcaggaggagctggaggctgtGAGGAAGGAGCTGACCCGGCGTCAGTCCGAGTGCAGCAGCATCAAGAAGCTGCTCAGCAGGAAG GCAGAGGAGCTCCAGCTGTTCAGGCATCAGTCTGCGCAGGAGGCCCGCAGCAGGCAGGAGCTGGACACCTATCGAGTGCAGAGCCTGGAACAAATGAGAGCCGacgtggaggacagagagacgcAGCTCAGGGCGCTGAGCGAGCAGCTGGACAGAGGCAGCAGGATGAACCGCTTCCACCGACAGCGCAGCGCCAAGGAGATCCGACAG gtgaggggccagctgcagagagagctcAGCCTCAAACAGGAAGCCTTTCAGCAGGCGGACAGGCTGCAGAGCCAGGTGAACGACCTGGAGGCGGCTTTCTCCAGGTGCACCTCTACGACAG GGCAAAGCAGGAATTACATGCCGTCTGTCAGCAGATTGAGCACTGCCTGTCCCTCAGCAG GTCGACAGAGGGCCAGTCGGCAGCCTGGCAGCACCTCCAGCACACTTCAGGACGTCTCCGCAGAGCCAAAACAccagagagcagaaacagccGGGAGCCGTTCAAACACCAGAATGGACCGACCGAGAGCG GATCCGCCTCGCCTGCGAGCCCTGACTGCTGAGGCCACGTTGCCGGGCCTGTGA
- the zbtb24 gene encoding zinc finger and BTB domain-containing protein 24: protein MSQKASPSLMALHSDSHKQSILSKFDRLRKRDLLCDITLVVEDVHFKAHKALLAASSEYFSLLFTAEDRISPPTYQLDAVAAEMFAAVLEFIYSAQVSVQESATEQLLATARLLEVSDLVKALTELRRSAAAVRGEEGHTAPDPSKRKRGRPKKNVDVTELEGRGAPCESSEEMQAGAVDCDEAVTESQPKDDADYSPGAHRQSKRKIRPPVKYKSYKVGSDTAGSKEPGKRGRKRKYPNTEARCEDCDKVFKNHLFLKIHQRTHTGEKPFRCLVCGKAFTQKHTLLAHQRMHTGEKPFVCTVCSKALSTKHSLQEHMNLHEEKKSFSCEKCGKTFTQKRQLKSHYRVHTGKSLPECAQCHHKFMDTAQLKKHLRTHTGEKPFTCEICGKCFTAKSTLQTHIRIHRGEKPYDCGICNKSFSDPSARRRHVTSHSGKKPFTCSFCSLSFTRVDNLKTHTKSHNKERAAATDAASEAADAAAPPEEARNILQLQQYQLPSSSEQEIQLMVTGDVDINFVPAQEQEISIITTEGQTTDSAHSRLTLLTPSSGNAQNVALVAQGGVVDQNPQIQTISMLEGQMTHQPEQMHVITLSKEAMEHLQAHHGPPQPLQIAPRPVQQLQVMHQPIQQLAVAQEASQGQVSRGEHSQAIHISSQSSQPISISQTSEQISSHHIQGQTFQIQAGTVSYLYTTGLPQDG, encoded by the exons ATGTCACAGAAAGCATCTCCCTCACTCATGGCCCTTCATTCAGATTCACATAAGCAGAGCATCCTGAGCAAATTCGACCGGCTCAGGAAGAGGGACCTGCTGTGCGACATCACTCTCGTGGTGGAGGACGTGCACTTCAAGGCGCATAAAGCCCTGCTGGCGGCAAGCAGTGAGTACTTCTCCCTCCTGTTCACGGCAGAGGATCGGATCAGCCCGCCGACCTACCAGCTGGATGCCGTGGCAGCCGAGATGTTTGCAGCGGTGCTGGAGTTCATCTACAGTGCCCAGGTGTCTGTGCAGGAGAGcgccacagagcagcttctggcCACGGCTCGTCTGTTGGAGGTCAGCGACCTTGTGAAGGCGCTCACTGAACTCAGACGCTCTGCTGCAGCGGTTAGAGGTGAGGAGGGACACACGGCGCCTGATCCGTCCAAACGCAAAAGGGGACGACCGAAGAAGAACGTGGACGTCACAGAGCTGGAGGGCAGAGGTGCACCATGTGAGAGCTCAGAGGAGATGCAGGCTGGAGCTGTGGACTGCGATGAAGCTGTAACTGAGTCACAGCCTAAAGACGATGCAGATTACAGCCCGGGAGCGCACCGGCAGAGCAAACGCAAAATCAGGCCACCGGTAAAATACAAGAGCTATAAGGTGGGCAGCGACACAGCAGGAAGCAAGGAGCCGGggaagagaggcaggaagaggaaataCCCCAACACTGAGGCCCGATGTGAGGACTGCGACAAAGTGTTCAAAAACCACCTCTTCTTAAAGATTCATCAGAGGACTCATACAG GAGAGAAGCCTTTTCGGTGCCTTGTTTGCGGGAAGGCTTTTACCCAGAAGCACACTCTGCTGGCTCACCAGCGCATGCACACTGGAGAGAAGCCTTTCGTGTGCACCGTCTGCTCCAAAGCGCTCTCCACCAAACACTCCCTGCAAGAGCACATGAACCTCCATGAAG AGAAGAAGTCCTTCAGCTGTGAGAAGTGCGGGAAGACGTTCACTCAGAAGAGGCAGCTTAAAAGCCATTATAGAGTTCATACAG GCAAGTCGCTACCAGAATGCGCTCAGTGTCACCACAAGTTTATGGACACGGCTCAGCTGAAAAAGCACCTGAGGACTCATACAG GTGAGAAGCCCTTCACCTGTGAGATTTGTGGGAAGTGTTTTACAGCCAAGAGCACACTGCAGACTCATATCCGAATTCACAG AGGCGAGAAGCCGTACGACTGCGGCATCTGCAACAAATCATTCTCAGACCCCAGCGCGAGACGACGTCATGTCACCTCTCACTCAGGGAAGAAACCCTTCACCTGCTCCTTCTGCAGCCTTTCATTCACCCGAGTGGacaatctgaaaacacacaccaagTCCCACAACAAGGAaagagctgcagccacagacgCTGCCTCAGAGGCAGCGGACGCCGCGGCACCGCCGGAGGAGGCGCGCaacatcctgcagctgcagcagtaccAGCTGCCCTCCAGCTCCGAGCAGGAGATCCAGCTGATGGTGACGGGAGACGTGGACATTAACTTCGTGCCGGCTCAGGAGCAGGAGAtcagcatcatcaccacggaGGGGCAGACGACGGACTCGGCCCACTCCAGACTCACCCTCCTCACCCCGTCGTCAGGAAACGCGCAGAACGTGGCTCTGGTCGCTCAGGGCGGCGTGGTGGACCAGAACCCTCAGATTCAGACCATCAGTATGTTGGAGGGCCAGATGACGCACCAGCCCGAGCAGATGCATGTCATCACTCTGAGTAAAGAGGCCATGGAGCACCTACAGGCCCATCACGGCCCCCCGCAGCCCCTTCAGATAGCGCCGCGACccgtccagcagctgcaggtgatgcACCAGCCCATCCAGCAGCTGGCTGTCGCTCAGGAGGCCTCGCAGGGCCAGGTGAGCAGGGGGGAGCACAGCCAGGCCATTCACATCAGCAGCCAGAGCAGCCAGCCCATCTCCATCAGCCAGACCAGCGAGCAGATCTCCAGCCACCACATCCAGGGACAGACCTTTCAGATCCAGGCAGGGACCGTCTCCTACCTGTACACCACCGGGCTGCCGCAGGATGGCTGA
- the LOC139342047 gene encoding coiled-coil domain-containing protein 162-like isoform X2 — protein sequence MIRAVQRRISAELTLVVSERTRQDSGLPTELWKKAPLKHSLSPERPQIVEAFIQQLMEGAEEAEGQVRVSQVRLQQCLTHLGCSLMERERCSFLLYSQFYERILQQETQLLYEREQDLKNLQDSDTSSSHIEVAAVCRGMMLEVSALQARVAHLEQERSILEEQLALKFKERYEPLVRRLFSTCIQLKAGLDEYRRQMEQDVSEMVNRVRGEGVDRIIKLKKKYGCSEDDDALAVTQLKKEEVHELQLENSRLAALLCKLKALSSWRRLADQEKLHRQLRQTQQREISSRTDALRVKMMSEEEVLFLQEELEAVRKELTRRQSECSSIKKLLSRKAEELQLFRHQSAQEARSRQELDTYRVQSLEQMRADVEDRETQLRALSEQLDRGSRMNRFHRQRSAKEIRQVRGQLQRELSLKQEAFQQADRLQSQVNDLEAAFSRCTSTTGRQRASRQPGSTSSTLQDVSAEPKHQRAETAGSRSNTRMDRPRADPPRLRALTAEATLPGL from the exons ATGATCCGAGCGGTGCAGAGGAGGATCAGCGCAGAGCTGACGCTGGTGGTTTCAGAGAGAACTCGACAGGACTCAGGCCTCCCGACAG AGCTGTGGAAGAAAGCGCCTCTGAAGCACAGTTTGTCTCCTGAGCGGCCGCAGATTGTGGAGGCGTTCAtccagcagctgatggagggaGCTGAAGAGGCTGAGGGACAG GTGAGGGTCTCTCAGGTTCGCCTCCAGCAGTGTCTCACTCACCTCGGCTGTTCCCTGATGGAGCGCGAGCGTTGCAGCTTCCTGCTTTACTCGCAGTTCTATGAGCGAATCCTGCAGCAGGAGACTCAGCTCCTGTATGAGAGAGAACAG GATTTAAAGAATCTTCAGGACTCTGATACCAGCAGCTCTCACATAGAG GTGGCTGCTGTGTGTCGTGGGATGATGTTGGAGGTCTCAGCGCTGCAGGCCCGAGTCGCCCACCTGGAACAGGAGAGGAGCATTTTAGAGGAGCAGCTCGCTCTCAAATTCAAAGAACGCTACGAGCCTTTGGTCCGACGACTCTTCTCCACCTGCATCCAGCTGAAG GCCGGGCTTGATGAGTACCGCCGGCAGATGGAGCAGGATGTGAGTGAGATGGTGAACAGAGTGAGGGGCGAAGGAGTGGACAGAATTATTAAACTCAAGAAGAAGTACGGCTGCAGCGAAGACGACGACGCACTCGCAGTCACGCAGTTAAAG AAAGAAGAGGTCCacgagctgcagctggagaacaGCCGGCTGGCCGCTCTGCTCTGTAAGCTGAAGGCTCTGAGCAGCTGGAGGCGGCTGGCCGACCAGGAGAAACTTCACCGACAGCTGCGTCAGACTCAGCAG AGGGAGATTAGCAGCCGCACCGACGCCCTCAGGGTGAAGAtgatgtcagaggaggaggtgcttttcctgcaggaggagctggaggctgtGAGGAAGGAGCTGACCCGGCGTCAGTCCGAGTGCAGCAGCATCAAGAAGCTGCTCAGCAGGAAG GCAGAGGAGCTCCAGCTGTTCAGGCATCAGTCTGCGCAGGAGGCCCGCAGCAGGCAGGAGCTGGACACCTATCGAGTGCAGAGCCTGGAACAAATGAGAGCCGacgtggaggacagagagacgcAGCTCAGGGCGCTGAGCGAGCAGCTGGACAGAGGCAGCAGGATGAACCGCTTCCACCGACAGCGCAGCGCCAAGGAGATCCGACAG gtgaggggccagctgcagagagagctcAGCCTCAAACAGGAAGCCTTTCAGCAGGCGGACAGGCTGCAGAGCCAGGTGAACGACCTGGAGGCGGCTTTCTCCAGGTGCACCTCTACGACAG GTCGACAGAGGGCCAGTCGGCAGCCTGGCAGCACCTCCAGCACACTTCAGGACGTCTCCGCAGAGCCAAAACAccagagagcagaaacagccGGGAGCCGTTCAAACACCAGAATGGACCGACCGAGAGCG GATCCGCCTCGCCTGCGAGCCCTGACTGCTGAGGCCACGTTGCCGGGCCTGTGA